Below is a genomic region from Planctomycetaceae bacterium.
CAAATGACCGCCTCGATGCCACCCGTCAGTGTGTAGACGATCACAAGAATTCCGATCGCGAGAATCAGCCAGTAGACGTCAATCGAAAGCAGCGTGCTCACTGCCAGAGACACACCGTAAAGGATCGTTCCGGTTCGTCCAACGTGGTAGAGAACATTAAACAGAGCCGCATAAACGCGGGCCCAGGCTCCAAAACACTGTTCCAGAGGCTCGAAAGCGGAAACGCTTCCAGTCGCTCGAAACCACGGAACAAACCACTTTGTGGCAATCCACGCTGCCCACGGAAGCGACAGAGAAAACACGAATGGATTCCAATTGTCCGCAAAGGTCTTGCCTGGATTCGCGATGAAACTAATGCTGCTGACGAATGTTCCAATGATCGAAAGTCCAACTACCCACCCTGGCAGTGAGCCTCCGGCCACCATGAATTCGCCTGCGTTCTTTGTTCGCCTCGACATTAAACAGCCGAGGGCCGTTACAATGACGAGGTAGAGCAATATGATGATCAGATCGAGTGGATGCGTATGGCCAAACATCTGGGGGTTATCCGAAGGGAGGAGTCTGAGGAACAAGAAGAATAGTCGTTTTGTTCGGATGTAAGATTGTTCAGAATAAGTAGAGTTGAAGTTCTGCGTAAAAAGTGAATATTACTCAGACTGTTGCCTTTGAAGGAATGGCCTGGCCGGTGCCCGCAGTTTTGTCGACGATGCACCGAAGAGAGGTTTGTTTTTCCTTTGAAATCGTCGATTCTGTGGTTCAATGTTGCCTCAGAAAACCTCCGCGTGCTCATCACAGGATGACGTGCTGACTGACGTGAGGTCGGTTGTTGTTTCGCAGATTATTGCCAGGGGACACGATGTACACACTCTTGACTGGTGCCACAGGGCTGGTTGGACGTTATCTGGTTCGAGATCTTTTGCTGAATGAACACCAATTGGCGGTGGTCGTGCGCCCATCGCGGCGTCAATCCGCATCAGACCGAATGGAGGAAATCCTTCAGCACTGGGAACGCGAACTTGGCCGCGCTTTGCCGCGACCGGTCGTAATTTCAGGAGACATTTGCCAGCCAGGTTTTGGCTTCAGCGAAGAAGACGCCGAATGGGTGAGCGAGAACTGTTCCAGCATCATCCACAGTGCTGCGATCCTGGAATTCTACGGAAAGGATCGCGCAGGGGAACCGTGGCGAACGAACCTGAATGGTACTGAAAACATGATCGCGCTGTGTCGTGATCTCAGGATTCACGACATCCACTACGTGTCTACTGCCTATGTCGCGGGAATCCAGGAAGGTCGTGTCATGGAAAGCAGTCTGTCTGCCGGGCAGACTTTCCGCAATGACTACGAAGAAAGTAAGTTCCTCGCAGAGTCACTGGTCCGGCAGATCGATTTCGCAGACCACGTTACGGTCTATCGTCCCGCCGTCATTGCAGGCGATTCCAGGACCGGGTACACAAATACCTACCACGGAATTTATCTGTACCTTCGACTCATGGCTCTGATGATTCCGGCTATCCCATTGAACGAGGACGGAAAGCATCCAACCCCAATTCGACTGCGAATGACGGGTGACGAACGCCGGAACATTATTCCTGTCGAGTGGGTATCGGCGGTCATGACTCGTATCTTCGAATCCCCGGAAGCACGCGGTCTTACGTTTCACATCGCTCCTGACCACCCAATCAAAGTCCGTCAGATCATTCAGTACTGTGCTGATTTCTTCAATTCAACGGGTGCTGAATTCATCGGAGCAGATGCGCCGGAACCAGCAGCAGTCAGTCGGGAAGAAAACGAAGACCAGTACATGTTTGAGCGTTTGTACAAGGAGAACATGGAGACCTATGCTCCGTACGAACGCACCGACAACATCTTTGACCTGACAAACACGAAGCGATTTGCCGGCGACATTGTGTGTCCAGTCATTGACGAGACAGTGATGCATCGCTACATCGAGTATGGCAACGAGGACCGATGGGGCAAGCGAAAGCTGGAGTGGGTTGAGCCTGCATTCGAAGCGATGGAAGTTCTGCATTCAGCCAGCAACACCAGCGCGATTCCGGAAAACACGGTCGGCATTGATCTTTCCGGACCAGGCGGGTTACAGGCAACGCTGCAGTTGTCAGCCGAAGGCATTTGTTCCGTTGAGCGTGGGTTGCCGCCTGCCGGGACGCCCGTCCTGCGAATGACAGCAGTGGACTTTGGGGCTTCGGCAAAGACTCGGGTACCGGATATGGCACCCTGCTGGGATGACACCGATCCCGTGACCGCCGTACAGCTGTCAGAGTTGCTGATTTCTGCATTGCAGATTTCCGAGCTGGAAACCGAGCAGAAGGCGACCGAAGCGAAGTAGCCCCAGGGAAATACCACT
It encodes:
- a CDS encoding SDR family oxidoreductase, encoding MYTLLTGATGLVGRYLVRDLLLNEHQLAVVVRPSRRQSASDRMEEILQHWERELGRALPRPVVISGDICQPGFGFSEEDAEWVSENCSSIIHSAAILEFYGKDRAGEPWRTNLNGTENMIALCRDLRIHDIHYVSTAYVAGIQEGRVMESSLSAGQTFRNDYEESKFLAESLVRQIDFADHVTVYRPAVIAGDSRTGYTNTYHGIYLYLRLMALMIPAIPLNEDGKHPTPIRLRMTGDERRNIIPVEWVSAVMTRIFESPEARGLTFHIAPDHPIKVRQIIQYCADFFNSTGAEFIGADAPEPAAVSREENEDQYMFERLYKENMETYAPYERTDNIFDLTNTKRFAGDIVCPVIDETVMHRYIEYGNEDRWGKRKLEWVEPAFEAMEVLHSASNTSAIPENTVGIDLSGPGGLQATLQLSAEGICSVERGLPPAGTPVLRMTAVDFGASAKTRVPDMAPCWDDTDPVTAVQLSELLISALQISELETEQKATEAK